One window of the Eucalyptus grandis isolate ANBG69807.140 chromosome 8, ASM1654582v1, whole genome shotgun sequence genome contains the following:
- the LOC104415806 gene encoding protein SCO1 homolog 2, mitochondrial isoform X1 — protein sequence MFLRRLLSASSQHRSTREASNLLQRFGPQRKVQTFNYSKSFRNGSGHRNVYPVSPAEADASRPWRNFLIPSLIVGGFVGAAVLVRYNDERRATLKGQGSSREGNSVRGPIIGGPFTLIDTEHRIVTEKDFKGKWVLLYFGYTSSPDVGPEQLNTMAKAIKILESKQNAEIFPVFVTIDPQRDTASHLRAYLKEFHPRIVGFTGPDAAVRQMAQEYRVYFKKVEEEGDDYLVETSHNMYLLNPNMEVTRCFGVEYSAEELSEAMATEIQRNPRTAVAGFSAP from the exons ATGTTTCTTCGTCGCCTTCTCTCTGCTTCTTCCCAGCACCGCTCGACGAGAGAGGCTTCCAATTTGCTCCAGAG GTTTGGTCCACAGAGGAAGGttcaaacttttaattattcaaaatcCTTCAGAAATGGTAGTGGGCATCGAAATGTTTATCCCGTATCGCCTGCTGAAGCAGATGCTTCTCGGCCTTGGAGAAACTTTCTCATT CCTAGTCTTATAGTAGGAGGTTTCGTTGGGGCTGCAGTTCTGGTCCGTTATAATGACGAGAGGAGAGCAACTTTAAAAG GTCAAGGAAGTAGCAGGGAAGGAAATTCAGTAAGGGGACCGATTATTGGTGGACCATTTACTTTAATTGACACAGAGCATCGGATTGTCACTGAGAAGGACTTTAAAGGAAAATGGGTTCTCCTTTATTTTGGGTATACATCATCACCAGATGTTGGCCCCGAACAACTCAATACAATGGCAAAGGCTATCAAAATATTAG AGTCAAAACAGAATGCAGAGATTTTTCCAGTATTTGTCACGATTGATCCTCAGAGGGATACAGCTTCTCATCTCCGTGCTTATCTTAAAG AGTTCCATCCAAGAATAGTTGGATTTACAGGGCCTGATGCTGCTGTAAGGCAGATGGCGCAGGAATACCGAGTTTACTTCAAGAAGGTTGAAGAGGAAGGGGATGATTATCTTGTAGAGACATCTCACAACAT GTACTTGTTGAATCCTAACATGGAGGTGACACGCTGCTTCGGAGTGGAGTACAGTGCTGAAGAACTGTCGGAAGCAATGGCCACTGAAATACAGAGAAACCCAAGAACCGCCGTTGCTGGTTTTTCCGCACCTTGA
- the LOC104417800 gene encoding LOW QUALITY PROTEIN: succinate dehydrogenase [ubiquinone] iron-sulfur subunit 3, mitochondrial (The sequence of the model RefSeq protein was modified relative to this genomic sequence to represent the inferred CDS: inserted 1 base in 1 codon), producing the protein MSKSLFRHAYERAAGLLELGKKGAKPTAREFPVLEGHPAGRRHAEQAMETFKTIEEKREATVKEFRIYRWSPGRPHRRPYLQSYFLDLTTCGPMVLDALQKIKAEDDSTLSYRRSCREGICGSCAMNIDGTNTVACLKPIDADTSEPTTITPLPHMFVIRDLVVDLTNFYQQYRSIEPWLKTRHPPEDSXEYQQSPAERKRLDGLYECILCACCSSSCPSYWWNPEEFLGPAALLHSYRWISDSRDEFADERLQALTEDQKRLYRCRTTKNCTKTCPKSLDPADAIHKMKTRHLLSVPVEKAESG; encoded by the exons atgtcgaAGAGCTTGTTTCGCCATGCCTACGAGAGAGCAGCGGGGTTACTAGAGCTGGGCAAGAAGGGCGCGAAGCCGACGGCGCGGGAGTTCCCGGTTCTTGAAGGCCACCCGGCGGGGCGACGGCATGCGGAGCAGGCGATGGAGACGTTCAAGACGATCGAGGAGAAGAGGGAGGCGACGGTGAAGGAGTTTCGGATTTATCGGTGGAGCCCCGGCCGCCCTCACCGCAGACCCTACCTCCAGTCTTACTTCCTCGACTTGACCACCTGTGGTCCTATG GTGTTGGATGCACTTCAGAAGATAAAAGCAGAGGACGACTCGACGCTGAGCTATAGGAGGTCATGCAGGGAAGGGATATGTGGGTCGTGCGCCATGAACATCGATGGGACCAACACTGTGGCTTGTCTTAAGCCAATTGATGCAGACACTTCTGAGCCCACAACCATCACTCCCCTCCCGCACATGTTTGTTATCAGGGACCTCGTTGTCGATCTCACCAACTTCTATCAGCAGTACAG GTCAATTGAGCCATGGCTTAAGACGAGACATCCGCCTGAAGATA CGGAATACCAGCAAAGTCCGGCAGAAAGAAAGAGATTGGACGGGCTCTACGAATGCATATTATGCGCGTGCTGTAGCAGTTCGTGCCCGTCCTATTGGTGGAATCCAGAAGAGTTTTTGGGGCCAGCTGCACTTCTCCATAGTTACAGATGGATATCTGATAG CCGTGACGAATTCGCCGACGAGCGACTCCAGGCACTGACGGAGGACCAAAAGAGGCTGTACAGATGCAGGACGACAAAGAACTGCACCAAGACCTGTCCGAAAAGCCTCGATCCCGCCGATGCTATTCACAAGATGAAGACCCGGCATCTACTTTCGGTGCCGGTCGAGAAGGCCGAGAGTGGCTGA
- the LOC104417801 gene encoding inactive TPR repeat-containing thioredoxin TTL3, translating to MVDSSEEKKSGCGLLNVVFGRSTFWLRRSTSTGSIPTPNSDGSSTVKTPTTPNSQGQRGSSDETAFLDLCNNGSERHLKPISGPSPKTHGMYPQSQIHPGTRVPGGPIANMPSDQRHVNQGRRVPRESIGISGELESMIADHQKSRGRGTFVRASSSNVMLFGNLGNLRQPGTSHASPNDDMFNHLPRPTAREETAVPTERHTSTRTASKEPPSSFCRALSTRMDPETLKILGNEDYKSGRFTEALALYDAAISIDPNKASYRSNKSAALTALGRLLEAIIECREAIRIEPHYHRAHNRAATLYLRLGEAEKAMYHYKHAGPEADPEVIAKARAVQTHLNKCTEAQRLRDWNSLIRESGRAISAGADSAPQIFSLQAEAFLKLNRHQEADEVLINGPNFEVDDCTKFLGPIGSSYLLMIRAQVDMAAGRFDDALEAAQRAARLDSNNKEANMVMMRARAVAAARSRGNELFRASRFTEACSAYAGGLEHDRFNSVLLCNRAACWSKLGELEKAIEDCTAALSVRPSYSKARLRRADCHAKLRSWEASVRDYEVLNKETPDDEEVSRALSEAQSQLDRQRGDAD from the exons ATGGTAGATTCGTCAGAAGAGAAAAAATCAGGCTGCGGCTTGCTTAATGTGGTGTTTGGGCGAAGCACGTTTTGGCTCAGGAGGAGCACGTCGACCGGGTCCATCCCCACGCCAAATAGCGACGGCAGCAGCACTGTCAAGACCCCCACCACTCCCAATTCTCAAGGACAGCGAGGCAGCAGTGACGAGACAGCATTCCTCGACTTGTGTAACAATGGATCGGAAAGGCATCTGAAACCCATCTCCGGACCTTCCCCTAAGACCCATGGAATGTATCCTCAAAGTCAAATCCACCCTGGAACTAGAGTTCCAGGTGGGCCCATCGCGAACATGCCGTCCGACCAACGTCATGTAAACCAAGGCAGGAGAGTCCCTAGAGAATCGATCGGGATATCTGGCGAGCTGGAGAGCATGATAGCCGATCATCAGAAATCGAGAGGAAGAGGCACGTTCGTCCGGGCCTCGTCGAGCAATGTCATGCTTTTTGGCAATCTGGGCAATTTGAGGCAACCTGGAACAAGTCATGCTAGCCCAAATGATGACATGTTCAACCATCTTCCTAGACCTACTGCTAGAGAAGAAACTGCGGTGCCTACAGAAAGACATACGTCCACAAGAACCGCTAGCAAAGAACCACCATCTTCCTTCTGCCGCGCACTTTCGACAAGAATGGACCCTGAGACGCTGAAAATCCTGGGCAACGAAGATTACAAGAGCGGGAGATTCACAGAAGCGTTGGCTCTGTACGATGCGGCAATCTCAATCGATCCAAATAAGGCTTCATACAGGAGCAACAAGAGTGCGGCTTTGACCGCATTGGGGAGGCTTCTTGAAGCCATCATCGAGTGTAGAGAAGCCATTCGAATCGAGCCTCATTATCACAGAGCTCATAATCGTGCGGCAACACTATATCTCAG GCTAGGGGAGGCAGAAAAGGCAATGTATCACTACAAACATGCGGGACCTGAAGCTGATCCTGAGGTCATTGCCAAAGCTAGAGCTGTTCAAACCCATCTAAACAAATGCACAGAGGCTCAGAGGCTACGGGATTGGAACAGCTTGATCAGAGAAAGCGGGCGAGCCATATCTGCAGGTGCCGATTCAGCTCCACAG ATCTTCTCATTGCAAGCGGAGGCATTCTTGAAGCTGAACCGGCATCAGGAGGCAGACGAAGTATTGATCAACGGTCCAAACTTTGAAGTCGACGATTGCACGAAATTCCTTGGGCCCATCGGCAGCTCGTATTTGTTGATGATCAGAGCTCAGGTCGACATGGCTGCAGGCAG ATTCGATGATGCCTTGGAGGCAGCTCAACGTGCAGCTCGACTCGATTCAAACAACAAGGAGGCGAACATGGTGATGATGAGGGCTCGAGCAGTAGCCGCAGCTCGATCACGAGGCAACGAATTGTTCAGGGCCTCGAGGTTCACGGAGGCTTGTTCAGCGTATGCAGGGGGCCTTGAGCATGATCGTTTCAACTCGGTATTATTGTGCAATCGAGCTGCTTGCTGGTCCAAGCTAGGCGAGCTTGAGAAAGCGATCGAGGATTGTACAGCTGCTCTCAGCGTACGACCATCTTATAGCAAAGCCAGACTCAGAAGAGCCGATTGTCATGCCAAG CTACGAAGTTGGGAGGCTTCGGTCAGAGACTACGAGGTTTTGAATAAAGAGACGCCAGATGATGAAGAGGTGAGCCGTGCGCTATCAGAAGCCCAATCACAACTCGACAGACAACGTGGTGACGCTGATTGA
- the LOC104415807 gene encoding uncharacterized protein LOC104415807, producing MSGDGFRDGRPALGDVTNRPAKRGFSLVFDDHLPGAKSRDGRKCSTGREVDRVEKGAAIPLLVKDKEARGSSPAHDKFSGAGDNLFSAAVHNLPSRSQELLNASHSNPKVSGIEMNAQSVVEVGDASRDSCTSIVSTMSIQAGGQSSDGLKRGPQNGKLASNASGSIEWSRLPNSQGLKNFELIRCQTSEGNGRDNLCAEEDPLKSCCCSFCLKAAHMWSDLHYQDIKGRITAVSKSRKEASSLAQKIGTVKDVIHVPGNSDNSPNLEYALTNQWRSLFLHMEDILVHEGRELQSSYCELKDMREKCKMDLESTNRMPLNRH from the exons ATGAGCGGGGACGGGTTTCGCGACGGCCGCCCTGCCCTCGGCGACGTGACCAACCGGCCCGCGAAGAGGGGTTTCTCCCTCGTCTTCGACGACCACCTCCCGGGAGCTAAGTCTCGGGACGGGCGG AAATGCAGTACTGGACGCGAAGTGGACCGCGTCGAGAAGGGTGCTGCTATTCCTTTGTTAGTCAAGGACAAGGAGGCTCGTGGTTCGTCCCCTGCGCACGACAAGTTCAGTGGCGCCGGCGATAATTTGTTTTCTGCTGCTGTTCATAACCTGCCGAGTAGATCCCAGGAATTATTGAATGCTTCGCACAGCAATCCTAAGGTTTCGGGGATTGAAATGAATGCGCAAAGTGTAGTGGAAGTGGGTGATGCATCGAGGGATAGTTGTACCTCAATTGTTTCGACTATGAGCATTCAAGCGGGTGGGCAAAGCTCTGACGGGCTCAAG CGAGGGCCTCAGAATGGGAAATTAGCATCGAACGCATCTGGCTCTATTGAGTGGTCAAGGTTGCCTAACTCACAGGGTCTCAAAAACTTCGAATTGATAAGATGCCAAACTTCGGAGGGAAATGGCCGTGACAATTTGTGTGCCGAAGAGGACCCGCTAAAAAGTTGTTGctgttctttttgtttgaaAG CTGCTCATATGTGGTCAGACCTTCACTACCAAGACATCAAGGGTCGAATAACTG CAGTGAGCAAAAGTCGAAAAGAAGCTAGCAGTTTGGCTCAGAAAATTGGGACGGTAAAGGACGTTATCCATGTCCCAGGAAACTCAGATAACTCTCCAAATCTGGAATATGCACTCACGAATCAATGGAGGTCGCTCTTTCTTCACATGGAGGACATACTAGTCCATGAAGGCAGAGAACTC CAAAGTAGTTATTGTGAGCTCAAAGATATGAGAGAAAAATGCAAGATGGATCTGGAGTCAACGAACAGGATGCCTCTAAATAGACACTAG
- the LOC104415806 gene encoding protein SCO1 homolog 2, mitochondrial isoform X2 gives MFLRRLLSASSQHRSTREASNLFQRFGPQRKVQTFNYSKSFRNGSGHRNVYPVSPAEADASRPWRNFLIPSLIVGGFVGAAVLVRYNDERRATLKGQGSSREGNSVRGPIIGGPFTLIDTEHRIVTEKDFKGKWVLLYFGYTSSPDVGPEQLNTMAKAIKILESKQNAEIFPVFVTIDPQRDTASHLRAYLKEFHPRIVGFTGPDAAVRQMAQEYRVYFKKVEEEGDDYLVETSHNMYLLNPNMEVTRCFGVEYSAEELSEAMATEIQRNPRTAVAGFSAP, from the exons ATGTTTCTTCGTCGCCTTCTCTCTGCTTCTTCCCAGCACCGCTCGACGAGAGAGGCTTCCAATTTGTTCCAGAG GTTTGGTCCACAGAGGAAGGttcaaacttttaattattcaaaatcCTTCAGAAATGGTAGTGGGCATCGAAATGTTTATCCCGTATCGCCTGCTGAAGCAGATGCTTCTCGGCCTTGGAGAAACTTTCTCATT CCTAGTCTTATAGTAGGAGGTTTCGTTGGGGCTGCAGTTCTGGTCCGTTATAATGACGAGAGGAGAGCAACTTTAAAAG GTCAAGGAAGTAGCAGGGAAGGAAATTCAGTAAGGGGACCGATTATTGGTGGACCATTTACTTTAATTGACACAGAGCATCGGATTGTCACTGAGAAGGACTTTAAAGGAAAATGGGTTCTCCTTTATTTTGGGTATACATCATCACCAGATGTTGGCCCCGAACAACTCAATACAATGGCAAAGGCTATCAAAATATTAG AGTCAAAACAGAATGCAGAGATTTTTCCAGTATTTGTCACGATTGATCCTCAGAGGGATACAGCTTCTCATCTCCGTGCTTATCTTAAAG AGTTCCATCCAAGAATAGTTGGATTTACAGGGCCTGATGCTGCTGTAAGGCAGATGGCGCAGGAATACCGAGTTTACTTCAAGAAGGTTGAAGAGGAAGGGGATGATTATCTTGTAGAGACATCTCACAACAT GTACTTGTTGAATCCTAACATGGAGGTGACACGCTGCTTCGGAGTGGAGTACAGTGCTGAAGAACTGTCGGAAGCAATGGCCACTGAAATACAGAGAAACCCAAGAACCGCCGTTGCTGGTTTTTCCGCACCTTGA